The Triticum urartu cultivar G1812 chromosome 5, Tu2.1, whole genome shotgun sequence genome contains the following window.
taactgtccccgcgtagatggttagtgcgtataggctagtagccagactcagatcaaataccaagatctcgttaaacgtgttaagtatctgcgaacgccgaccagggccaggcccacctctctcctaggtggtctcaacctgccctgtcgcttccgccacaaagatccactcacgggtactcctacgagccacctgccccttcagccaaCTCCGAACatgtaccacaggtaatgtaactgtgtaagtATACAGTATAtgccgtgatcacctcccgaagtgatcacggccgtagtatagcatggcagacggacaagagtgtagggccactgatgaacactagcatcctatactaagcataggatagcaggtaaatggtacaacagtagtagcaaggacaggctatgcatcaggataggaacggaaagcagtaacatgctacactactctaatgcaagcagtatgaggaggagtaggcgatatctggtgatcaaagggggggggcttggcctggttgctctggcaagagaagAGGGGTCGtcacaccgtagtcgtactgggttcAGCGGCGTCTCTCGGATGTCTAGcacggagagaagagggggaagaaacaataaatataatcgcaaacaaatgcatgacatgacaaggcGTGATGCTGTGTGCCCTaagcggtacgaggtggtaccggtgaagggggaaacatccggaaagtattcccggtgtttcgcgttttcggacagatgaaccggagggggaagttgcgtgttcgctatgctagggatgcgtggcggacgaacgggttgcgtatccggattcgtctcgtcgttctgagcaactttcatgtacaaagttttttcatctgagctacggtttattttatattaattttaaaagacttaatttcatttttaggattttatttaattatttaaaatTCAACATTATCCGGAACAGTGCAtggctgacgtcagcatgacgtcagcagtcaaccagaggcgttgacttggtcaactgacgtgtgggtcccattcgtcattgactgattagtctaattagggtttaattaaACTATCTACTTAATTAGTTTTAATTAAACATGGttaaattaacttaattaattcattaactaattttaattattaattcaaattaatttttaattttaattaattaatatatatttatttttatttcgTTTTTTTTTTAAAACGTTCTGGGCTGGGGCCCCCATGTCATTGGCCCCAGGGGCCTTGCGGGTTTTCGGGCGCATGGCCGCGCGGTTGTCGCCCGAACGGGCGCGGGCGCAACGGTGCCTAGCACCCGCTCTTTCGGGCGCACCATAGGGGCGGGCGGAGCCGACAGATCGTCGGAGCAGGGGGGGTTGGTGACCACGGCGGGGCTCGCCGGGCGCCAACCGGGCGGAGGACGGGGATTGCGACGGCGCACGGAACAGGGGCGGACGGAGGGAGGAGCGGTGCTCGGCAGGGGCGCCGCTTCGACTGGAGCAGCGGCAGCGCCAAGGGACGGCGCCGGCGTGGGCGCAGGGCGGCGACAGGGGGGGCCGCGGGGCGCGGTGAGGGAGTGCGGTGAGCGGGCGCGGGGAGGGGCCAGAGGCGCGTGGGAGCGCGGCCAAGGCACGCACGAAGCGAAGCTCCGGCCATGGCGGCCTAACTCGGGCGGGGCTCCTACGGCGAGGAACTCGAAGGGGAGAGGCGGGGAATCGGCAGAGGGGCTCACCACGAGCCTGTAGAGGTGCtaagtgggctcggggagggcTCGACGACGCGGCACCGGCGACGaagaggacggcggcgatggcgtTCGGCGATGGGTCGGCGAGGCGGGCGTCGGGGTCGCCTGGGTCGGCGGCAACGCGGCGTTGGCATCACGGCGAGAAGGAGGCCGATGACGGAGCGAGGCGGCATCGGGGACGGGCACCGATGTCGGGGCGCGAGGCGCAGTCGTCGGGGGCGGATCCCCGATCCAGAATCGAGGGGGAGTGGGAGGAGCGGGGGGATGAGGGGGGGGGTGCGCTAGGGTTCCGGTGGTGGATGGATAAGGAGCGGGGGTGGCTGGCCTCGGTTGGCCCTTGCCAggttgggccggcctggtggtGTGGCCGACTgggccagctgggccacttggcccagtGGAACAGGGGGGTTCTGTtttcctctctcttttttttgtttgtttgtttgttttgttTTACTTTTTTTAATTTTATTTCCTAATTTGTTTTAGTTTGGTAAAATATCCAATTAGCACCTAACATAGTAACATTAATTATACCACTGCCACAATAACTTTGGCACCTAGCTAAATAGCTTAGTATTTTGTaaaatatattaggagtataacTAATTGTTTTTGCTGTTGTTTTAATCATCTTAGGGtatttaattattttataaaGATGTTGTTTCTCCATCAATAATATCCATGATTTATTTGTCACAttaagaacattttagttttgactttcGATAACTTTAATCGTTTGACTTGACTTTAAATTTGAAATTGAATGAGATTTGAATCATCGCAAAATTaacaacagtaatcgtggtgacgtggcatcatgaagcagaggtttactgtagcgtaactatccgggcgtcacaaccAACTTCTCTCAAAGGATTGCTGACGCATTTATATGTTGTGAGCTTGATTTTCATGACTATTTTCACAAGTAAGTCTAGGACTTAAATCCAGATGGTTAGGTTAACCAACACCAGTTTCACTCACACTAGTATGGTTGTATTTCCCATTTCCTCCTTGCCGGAGTATGAGACTGGCAAATCTTGCttttgaggggggggggggaagggtcTTCCCGACACAACCATGCAAAAGGTAGCAATGTAGGGCCTCACTCCCAACTATGCGTCATATACGTGAGTAAAGAGGGTGAGAAAAAGGACAAAATTGCAACAAAAAAAGAAAGGATCCCTTCCCTTctttaaccccccccccctctggaATGACAGTTTTGGCTCAGGGGGTATAATATCAATCACTTGAACTTAATTTAATAAGGAAATGTCTATGAGTTTTCCTTGGAAAAGAAGGAAGAAAGTTTAATTGGGCATGACCTTACTTTCGCATGACGCAATTCAACTCGATGTTTTGTTCGAGCGCATCCCAGAAGAACTTTGGAGGTAGCATTCTAAGGCTACACTTCAAAAAATCCATGAACATGATTATCTACACTCATTTGGGCTTGGGGATGATATGGTCATGCGCCGGCCACCATGGTGTAGCATGCGGCTTAAGTACCCCTTCTTCTACATCATGTCGATAACTTTTTTAGTGAGGGGGCACTCGTATCACCCATGTATACATGCAACACAAAATCGACATCGAGATAATTAAGCCAAAAATGAAGATCGACATCAATTTCATTGCAAATGTTTGTCGTCTTAGAGTTCAGGCGTGACCACTACCGTGTCAGGAGTCGTTACCCCCAACAAAATTGTCGCGCTTGTGGAGTAAAGTAGAATAGGGAAGATTTGTCCACCTCCACCTCGGCTAGGTGGAGGCGCCACAACCTTGACCTGTTACGTATTGACAAGTTAGTAGTGGCGCTTGATGTCAAACGTGATAGATTCAATTTGGGAGAGAGTAAAGGGGAGTCGCCACGATGGAAAATGTTGTCGACGGGTGTTAGCAATGACTCCTATTGTTAATAATTAGGCCTTCAAATACAATGCTGGTAACAAGTGGTAGTTTTTCCTTAAGTAGATGACCTTTTCACCTTTTTGGGTTATCTTTTTTGggtgtgtctagggcacatctagatgtgctctagttattgcacatTTAAGTGAGTGAGTTAAGCATagagagaaagagaaaaaagaaaaagaaaatatctACACGAATCTCAACATAAGATTAATGacataggacttagatgtgcaatacttatagcacatctagatgtgctttagcaaaactgatCTTTTTCCTGTAAAACGAGTTGAATTTATAAGAAATTTTTACAgctttgctaaagcacatctagatgtgccataagtattgcacatctaagtcctatATTATTGATCTTACGTCAAGATTCGTGTAGATAATTCCTtttttctccctctttatgtttaattcactcatttagatgtgcaataaggagggcacatctagatgtgcccttgACACATCCAAATTTTTACAATTCCGAGGACTGGTGGTAATTGAATCCAAATGAAGAATTCCTAAATTTCAACACGTGTCTGCCGAACGAGCCGTAAGGAGCACCGATGCTACCCGTAGCACAGATCGCAAAGCACAGGACGGCAGATATCTCGTAGACCGGGTTCACGAATATTCTCTCGCCCACCCTGCGCCCAATCTCGTCACCCCCAAACCCCATCCATCCCTTCTTCCTCCCGAGCAGCCTCCTCGCCGACGAAAGGGGCGGAGAACTTTCCAGAAGGTCAGGGGGAAGGATGGGCGAGTTCGACGATTACTGGGCGCGGGCGTACAGGGGCGACCCCGCGGTGCCGCACTCGGACCCGCAGCGGCTCATCTCCACCTGGACCGGCGCCTTCGCCCTCGGCGCCGCCGCCTGCGTCCACCACCACGTCTCCGGCCTCGCCTCCAACATCAAGTCCCTTCCCCACAGGCATGTCTTCCTACCCAGCACCTATCACCAACCGCCCTTCATGCTTAGGTTTATATGTTTTTTTGTCTTCTTGATTTAGATTAATTGGCATCCATCTATCTATATATCTAGAGCTGCAGTGAATTACCTACCCATGTAACCCATCTTACTGTATTTAGGAGTGCCAAGTCATGGGAATTCTGTTCCTATGATTGCTGTTTGAACGGTGTTAATGCTCGGTTGATGTAACGTATTGTGCATCCCAAATATCGGCCAGTTAATTGGCATCTCGGTCAGTTAATCGCTACTCAGTGGTTTATTGGCCGATTAACTGGAAAATTCGCCTATTTATCCCTATTCAGGACCCGACCGATATGGTACCAGTTACCGGTATCCTGAACACTGATTGTGCTGGTGGTTTCCAGATTAGataaatgatatatatatatatatatatatatatatatatatatatatatatatatgttcttGAAGGCCGAACACTGATTGTGCAGTGAATTACCTACCCATCTTACTCGATTTAGGAGTACCAGGTTATGGGAATTCTGCTTTTAGGATCACTGCTTGAACGGTGTTAATGCTCGGTTGATGTATGTTACGTATTGTGCTGATGGTTTCCAGATTGGATGAATGATATATATTTTCTTGAAGGTACCTTTATGATCAATCAATATGTGTCTGGAAAGATTATCTGAATTGTGAAAGTAGTAGTCGACCTGGTCGTCAGCACTGCTCTATTTGCGGTCTTCCTGGTTGTATCAACAGATACGATATCTCCATTGGATGTGCTTTGCTTGGGACTAGGAGGTCTTTTCTTCTGTCAAATGTTTCTCCCTGCTTATAGTAAATTGAGACCCCCTTAGCCTTACCTTCTTTATGCTGAGCCTAGCCATGCCCCAAGTAGTTCTTGCTATCTTTatcttctactccctccgttcctaaatataggtctttctagagatttcaacaagtgactacatacggagcaaaatgagtgaatctacactctaaaatatgtctatatacatccgtatgtggtagtccatttgaaatatctaaaaagacttatatttaggaacggagggagtataaataACTGCCCTTCTGGCAGTGTTTAGACTTGCATTACTTGGACACGGGTGTTATAATATGGCATGGACTGGAGTGTCTTATATGGTAAACAAATTGGACAACTAAaatgttactccctccgtcccataatataagacgtttttgcaagctgacatagcttgcaaaaacgtcttatattatgggacggagggagtactcaACAAGAGTGTATGAATCCAACTCGGATTTTGGGTATATGCTTTGGCTGAAGAATTGGGTGTATGCTTCAGACCAGATTGTGTGCCTATGCAAAGGTCACATGTGGCATGCCACCATGATATGTTTTTTTCCTTAGCATTGCTTATAATTATGTTCTTGCTAGGTTGTCAACTATGTACTTCGCGCTGATAAAAAATAATCTCGGATTCGGCTTTGATTGTCCACATGCCTTCTCTCGCATTTTTTAGTGAAGTTTGATAGTTATTTTTATTGTCCACATGACTACCATACAACGTTTTGTGAAATTTATGTGTATGCATGCTAATAGTATCTGACTGGTTTAAACTGCAGATAGTATGGGACCTAATTTTGTACTAGTTTAAGTAATGGTACAAGAATTGACACAGAAAATTATTTTATGAATAATCTTGTCGTAGTTCCTTATGTCCATCCTTTTATGAGGTTAAGGGTGCATGGGGCTGTTGAACTTGATTTTTTTATGGATGGACTATACGGAGCGCCCTAGTTTCAGCGTGCGCTGAAATAAATTTATCCAGGAAAGGAAAACAGAAAAGTTGAAGTGGAGTGAGCAACATCGTGCTCATAAATATGTAAGATGTTGCCGAGAGCTATGATTTATAGGCTTCCAAGCCTTAATTACAGAATGTGTCTCGTTATCTGTACACTGGATAGAGAAATTAGGAAGCTCTGCTGCCAAATTTATTTATTAAGCTGCTATGAACTTTAATTCAGCAGCCGAGTTAAACAAAGCCATTATCAAATATCAAGTGATTTTATCCTTTCCATTTAATGTAAATATGGTGGTGTATCTAATGCACCTCTTTTCAAAACTTGTGTTATACTGTACTAAGAAACGTAAACAATATTAGCTCATCCTTATACTGGCTAGTGCATTTGTGTTTATAACAATGACAAAGGTGGTATTTACATACATGTACATGTAAAATACCACGCACTTCACCTTTGAAATGTGTAGATGTA
Protein-coding sequences here:
- the LOC125509593 gene encoding uncharacterized protein LOC125509593 yields the protein MGEFDDYWARAYRGDPAVPHSDPQRLISTWTGAFALGAAACVHHHVSGLASNIKSLPHSWQDMTMMLDQKRWKKILDKKQQQA